One genomic segment of Brassica napus cultivar Da-Ae chromosome A3, Da-Ae, whole genome shotgun sequence includes these proteins:
- the LOC106438382 gene encoding uncharacterized protein LOC106438382 isoform X3 — protein sequence MEKRRHLSSKFSSSMAQNQLIDSLTSHIALYHSNSSSSSSSSIANNPRSAILRWFSSLSVHQRLSHLTFVDPKFVKILLQMLGYIRTKGHGSFIILPDLPSLDLPSLCFKKSRGLISRVALSNASERSLFDSTRLFGSKQGEDCSCSLDSVVMAEELLANVDHFVETMDALSNGSFLRGEETDLGSSDWVELEWLKAKGYYTMEAFIANRLEVSLRLAWLNTSNGKKRGMKLKEKLNAAAAAANAYWRTKACVDWWQNLEAATHKKIWTCLLAKSAKSVIYEILREANQASQGEMWLFSFGARECPSDMLLESRRPNAIASNLSALHVLQEFASLLVLCQNGLLSVQSVFFSSLASLPTLVDCILRKLRGFLMVISVDSVKLELLEENTPKCSKSSSSKQSSGSTSRKHKGKSGNMKKPTPEAKSDRNINLSAKKDQAKLESHKNKDAVECKKAPTSSTMINCSKASAANMEAVPGLVADKGRAKKKRRDKNKNKNKKCTSLENTRVVNESVLNSSAIEKAPECESNCTSAKQLPQEHIDAKSIGVSCDRNGPREGASGNDAVKCENSGEEELNGKAGTCVISSVLTSTDSAGTSSCDNVNSQKSCCPGERKDILSSSNGRSRTLEEGESQRIHHQRREAAGYGIASSSSEFVSYEWPAIAPMYFPHLNSHLPTATDRLHLDVGHNLHAYVRQPFVSTVHHARNPSIEGTHKQVLPRPMPMSLDWPPMVHSNCGLTTAFACNYDSGILVDIPEQKHKPELGNECENNWMLEEDFEMHTVSGVDYNQYFGGGVMYWNPSEHLGTGFSRPPSLSSDDSSWAWHEAEMKRSVDDMVAFSSSYSANGLASPTSASFCSPFDPLGPANQPLGYVVPGNEISTKVLQAPPTTSEAAAGEEEVSGTLTSLSGDVEGNSGDSFPYPILRPIIIPNMSKSEYKRSTRREHPRIKRPPSPVVLCVPRAPRPPPPSPVSNSRARRGFPTVRSGSSSPRHWGMRGWFHDGVNWEEPCGAEVVLPWRNKSLAVRPIIQPLPGALLQDHLIAMSQLGRDQEHPDVAFPLQPPELLNCPTQGESQSLIHGLLNDEIDSFCKQVITIPFSLHILQSLKFIFILPGLAIIRILLSHILLIKVAAENMSRKPYINWAIKRVTRSLQVLWPRSRTNIFGSSATGLALPSSDVDLVVCLPPVRNLEPIKEAGILEGRNGIKETCLQHAARYLANQEWVKTDSLKAVENTAIPIIMLVVEVPCDLVCSIQSPKDGPDCITVDQDSNSNTDMVGFEDSAAANSLRTKAGNFANAKCVRLDISFKTPSHTGLQTTQLVKDLTEQFPAATPLALVLKQFLADRTLDQSYSGGLSSYCLVLLITRFLQHEHHLGRSINQYFCRTLGGF from the exons ATGGAAAAACGACGCCATCTCTCTTCCAAATTCTCCTCTTCCATGGCCCAGAATCAACTTATCGATTCCCTCACATCTCACATCGCCCTCTACCACTCCaattcttcttcctcctcctcgtcCTCGATAGCTAATAATCCTAGGTCAGCGATCCTCCGATGGTTCTCTTCTCTGAGCGTCCACCAGCGCCTCTCTCACCTCACCTTCGTGGATCCCAAGTTCGTCAAAATTCTGCTCCAGATGCTCGGCTATATCCGCACCAAGGGCCACGGCTCCTTCATCATCCTCCCAGACCTCCCTTCCCTCGACCTTCCCAGTCTCTGCTTCAAGAAGTCTCGTGGATTGATCTCCCGCGTTGCCCTCTCCAACGCCTCCGAGCGTTCCCTTTTCGACTCCACTCGCCTCTTCGGTTCGAAACAAGGGGAGGATTGCTCTTGCTCCCTCGACTCCGTCGTCATGGCCGAGGAGCTTCTTGCGAACGTGGATCACTTCGTGGAGACTATGGACGCTTTATCCAATGGCTCCTTCTTGAGAGGGGAAGAGACTGATCTCGGCTCCTCCGATTGGGTTGAGCTGGAGTGGCTCAAAGCCAAGGGATATTATACCATGGAAGCCTTCATCGCTAATAGGTTAGAGGTAAGCTTGAGATTAGCTTGGTTGAACACCTCCAATGGGAAGAAAAGAGGAATGAAACTCAAAGAGAAATTGAACGCTGCTGCTGCGGCTGCTAATGCTTACTGGAGGACTAAAGCATGTGTTGACTGGTGGCAGAATCTGGAGGCCGCCACACACAAGAAAATCTGGACCTGCTTGCTCGCCAAGTCGGCAAAATCTGTG ATATATGAGATTCTTAGAGAAGCAAATCAAGCATCCCAGGGAGAAATGTGGCTCTTCAGTTTTGGTGCAAGGGAATGCCCTTCTGACATGCTTTTGGAATCAAGGAGACCTAATGCCATTGCCAGTAATCTAAGTGCCTTACACGTGCTTCAAGAATTTGCTTCATTACTCGTCTTATGTCAAAATGGCTTACTTTCAGTACAAAGTGTCTTCTTCAGCTCATTGGCTTCTCTCCCAACCTTGGTTGATTGTATATTAAGAAAACTGCGGGGTTTTCTTATGGTAATCTCGGTTGATTCTGTTAAACTTGAGCTTCTTGAAGAAAATACTCCAAAGTGTTCCAAAAGTTCGTCTTCCAAGCAGAGCTCTGGTTCAACCAGCCGTAAACACAAAGGAAAGTCCGGGAATATGAAAAAGCCAACCCCTGAGGCTAAATCGGATAGAAACATAAATTTGTCCGCTAAG AAAGATCAAGCTAAGTTGGAATCTCACAAAAACAAAGATGCGGTAGAATGCAAGAAAGCTCCTACATCATCAACAATGATCAATTGTTCTAAGGCCTCTGCAGCAAATATG gAAGCTGTCCCAGGATTGGTTGCCGACAAAGGAAGAGctaaaaagaaaaggagagacAAGAATAAGAATAAGAATAAAAAGTGTACAAGTTTGGAAAACACCAGGGTAGTGAATGAGTCCGTATTGAATAGTTCAGCCATCGAAAAAGCTCCCGAATGTGAATCAAATTGTACTTCTGCCAAGCAGCTTCCTCAGGAGCATATAGATGCTAAGAGTATTGGAGTTAGCTGTGATAGGAATGGTCCAAGGGAAGGTGCATCTGGGAATGATGCAGTTAAATGTGAGAATTCTGGAGAGGAAGAATTGAACGGAAAGGCTGGAACGTGTGTGATTTCATCAGTTTTGACTTCTACAGATTCTGCCGGTACTTCAAGCTGTGATAACGTGAACTCTCAAAAGTCTTGCTGTCCAGGTGAACGTAAAGACATATTGTCATCGTCTAATGGACGATCCAGAACTCTAGAGGAAGGGGAATCCCAGCGGATCCACCATCAGAGAAGAGAAGCAGCAGGCTATGGTATTGCCTCCAGCAGTTCAGAATTTGTTTCTTATGAGTGGCCTGCTATAGCACCCATGTACTTTCCACATCTTAATTCTCACCTTCCAACTGCCACTGATAGACTGCACCTTGATGTTGGTCACAATTTGCATGCATATGTACGCCAACCTTTCGTGTCAACTGTTCATCATGCTAGGAATCCTTCAATTGAAGGTACCCACAAACAAGTTCTTCCTCGACCCATGCCCATGAGTCTAGATTGGCCTCCCATGGTTCATAGCAATTGCGGCTTGACAACAGCATTCGCTTGCAATTATGATTCTGGAATTCTTGTGGACATTCCTGAACAGAAACATAAGCCCGAGCTAGGGAATGAATGCGAGAATAATTGGATGTTGGAGGAAGATTTTGAGATGCACACTGTTTCTGGAGTAGACTATAATCAATATTTCGGTGGTGGAGTGATGTATTGGAATCCTTCTGAACATCTAGGGACTGGCTTTTCTCGCCCTCCGTCCCTTAGTTCTGATGATAGCTCTTGGGCTTGGCATGAAGCTGAAATGAAGAGGTCGGTTGATGACATGGTTGCGTTTTCGTCTTCTTACAGCGCAAATGGACTAGCTTCTCCAACTTCGGCATCATTCTGTTCCCCTTTTGATCCCTTAGGCCCGGCAAACCAGCCTCTTGGTTATGTTGTGCCAGGTAATGAGATATCTACTAAAGTACTGCAAGCTCCCCCAACAACAAGTGAAGCTGCTGCAGGTGAAGAGGAGGTCTCTGGAACTTTGACTAGTTTATCTGGGGATGTTGAAGGAAATTCTGGAGACTCTTTTCCTTATCCGATTTTGCGGCCTATCATCATCCCAAATATGTCGAAATCTGAATACAAGCGTAGTACAAGGCGCGAGCATCCTCGTATAAAGCGACCACCATCACCTGTAGTACTATGTGTTCCACGTGCTCCTCGTCCACCACCACCTTCACCTGTGAGCAACTCCAGAGCACGGCGAGGTTTCCCAACTGTGAGGTCTGGAAGTTCAAGCCCAAGACATTGGGGTATGAGAGGCTGGTTTCATGACGGTGTAAACTGGGAAGAACCTTGTGGAGCCGAGGTTGTTTTACCCTGGAGGAACAAAAGCCTTGCAGTCAGACCAATCATTCAACCTCTACCTGGGGCCCTCCTTCAAGATCACTTAATTGCAATGTCGCAACTAGGCCGAGACCAGGAGCAT CCTGATGTGGCCTTCCCTTTGCAACCACCCGAGTTATTGAACTGTCCAACGCAAGGGGAATCTCAATCATTGATACACGGTCTTCTGAATGACGAGATAGATTCTTTCTGCAAGCAGGTAATCACAATACCTTTTTCCCTTCATATACTTCAGTCTttgaagtttatatttatattacctGGGTTGGCAATTATTCGAATCCTTTTGAGTCATATACTGCTCATAAAGGTTGCTGCAGAGAATATGTCCCGCAAACCTTATATCAATTGGGCAATCAAGCGGGTTACCAGATCTCTCCAAGTTCTGTGGCCCAGGTCTAGGACGAACATATTTGGCTCATCTGCAACTGGTTTGGCCCTCCCTTCGAGTGATGTGGACCTTGTGGTTTGTCTTCCTCCAGTGAGAAACTTG GAACCTATCAAAGAGGCAGGAATTTTGGAGGGTCGCAATGGTATAAAGGAGACATGCCTTCAG CATGCAGCCAGGTATCTCGCTAATCAAGAGTGGGTAAAAACTGACTCCCTGAAGGCGGTTGAAAATACAGCT ATACCAATTATCATGCTTGTTGTGGAAGTCCCTTGTGATCTGGTATGCAGTATACAGTCACCAAAAGATGGCCCAGACTGTATCACCGTTGACCAAGACAGCAATAGTAACACTGATATGGTTGGATTTGAAGACTCTGCAGCAGCAAACTCTTTACGGACAAAGGCTGGAAACTTCGCAAATGCAAAATGTGTCCGTCTTGACATCAGTTTCAAAACGCCATCGCATACGGGTCTTCAAACCACACAATTG GTGAAAGATCTGACAGAGCAGTTTCCAGCTGCCACACCACTTGCTTTGGTGTTAAAGCAGTTTTTGGCTGATCGTACCCTGGATCAATCATACTCCGGTGGATTAAGCTCTTATTGCCTG GTCTTACTGATTACACGTTTTCTTCAGCATGAGCATCATCTGGGGCGCTCTATCAACCAA TATTTTTGCAGAACATTGGGCGGCTTCTAA
- the LOC106438382 gene encoding uncharacterized protein LOC106438382 isoform X4: MEKRRHLSSKFSSSMAQNQLIDSLTSHIALYHSNSSSSSSSSIANNPRSAILRWFSSLSVHQRLSHLTFVDPKFVKILLQMLGYIRTKGHGSFIILPDLPSLDLPSLCFKKSRGLISRVALSNASERSLFDSTRLFGSKQGEDCSCSLDSVVMAEELLANVDHFVETMDALSNGSFLRGEETDLGSSDWVELEWLKAKGYYTMEAFIANRLEVSLRLAWLNTSNGKKRGMKLKEKLNAAAAAANAYWRTKACVDWWQNLEAATHKKIWTCLLAKSAKSVIYEILREANQASQGEMWLFSFGARECPSDMLLESRRPNAIASNLSALHVLQEFASLLVLCQNGLLSVQSVFFSSLASLPTLVDCILRKLRGFLMVISVDSVKLELLEENTPKCSKSSSSKQSSGSTSRKHKGKSGNMKKPTPEAKSDRNINLSAKKDQAKLESHKNKDAVECKKAPTSSTMINCSKASAANMEAVPGLVADKGRAKKKRRDKNKNKNKKCTSLENTRVVNESVLNSSAIEKAPECESNCTSAKQLPQEHIDAKSIGVSCDRNGPREGASGNDAVKCENSGEEELNGKAGTCVISSVLTSTDSAGTSSCDNVNSQKSCCPGERKDILSSSNGRSRTLEEGESQRIHHQRREAAGYGIASSSSEFVSYEWPAIAPMYFPHLNSHLPTATDRLHLDVGHNLHAYVRQPFVSTVHHARNPSIEGTHKQVLPRPMPMSLDWPPMVHSNCGLTTAFACNYDSGILVDIPEQKHKPELGNECENNWMLEEDFEMHTVSGVDYNQYFGGGVMYWNPSEHLGTGFSRPPSLSSDDSSWAWHEAEMKRSVDDMVAFSSSYSANGLASPTSASFCSPFDPLGPANQPLGYVVPGNEISTKVLQAPPTTSEAAAGEEEVSGTLTSLSGDVEGNSGDSFPYPILRPIIIPNMSKSEYKRSTRREHPRIKRPPSPVVLCVPRAPRPPPPSPVSNSRARRGFPTVRSGSSSPRHWGMRGWFHDGVNWEEPCGAEVVLPWRNKSLAVRPIIQPLPGALLQDHLIAMSQLGRDQEHPDVAFPLQPPELLNCPTQGESQSLIHGLLNDEIDSFCKQVITIPFSLHILQSLKFIFILPGLAIIRILLSHILLIKVAAENMSRKPYINWAIKRVTRSLQVLWPRSRTNIFGSSATGLALPSSDVDLVVCLPPVRNLEPIKEAGILEGRNGIKETCLQHAARYLANQEWVKTDSLKAVENTAIPIIMLVVEVPCDLVCSIQSPKDGPDCITVDQDSNSNTDMVGFEDSAAANSLRTKAGNFANAKCVRLDISFKTPSHTGLQTTQLVFVLFFFHSKIFVFLTLYLFLCERSDRAVSSCHTTCFGVKAVFG; encoded by the exons ATGGAAAAACGACGCCATCTCTCTTCCAAATTCTCCTCTTCCATGGCCCAGAATCAACTTATCGATTCCCTCACATCTCACATCGCCCTCTACCACTCCaattcttcttcctcctcctcgtcCTCGATAGCTAATAATCCTAGGTCAGCGATCCTCCGATGGTTCTCTTCTCTGAGCGTCCACCAGCGCCTCTCTCACCTCACCTTCGTGGATCCCAAGTTCGTCAAAATTCTGCTCCAGATGCTCGGCTATATCCGCACCAAGGGCCACGGCTCCTTCATCATCCTCCCAGACCTCCCTTCCCTCGACCTTCCCAGTCTCTGCTTCAAGAAGTCTCGTGGATTGATCTCCCGCGTTGCCCTCTCCAACGCCTCCGAGCGTTCCCTTTTCGACTCCACTCGCCTCTTCGGTTCGAAACAAGGGGAGGATTGCTCTTGCTCCCTCGACTCCGTCGTCATGGCCGAGGAGCTTCTTGCGAACGTGGATCACTTCGTGGAGACTATGGACGCTTTATCCAATGGCTCCTTCTTGAGAGGGGAAGAGACTGATCTCGGCTCCTCCGATTGGGTTGAGCTGGAGTGGCTCAAAGCCAAGGGATATTATACCATGGAAGCCTTCATCGCTAATAGGTTAGAGGTAAGCTTGAGATTAGCTTGGTTGAACACCTCCAATGGGAAGAAAAGAGGAATGAAACTCAAAGAGAAATTGAACGCTGCTGCTGCGGCTGCTAATGCTTACTGGAGGACTAAAGCATGTGTTGACTGGTGGCAGAATCTGGAGGCCGCCACACACAAGAAAATCTGGACCTGCTTGCTCGCCAAGTCGGCAAAATCTGTG ATATATGAGATTCTTAGAGAAGCAAATCAAGCATCCCAGGGAGAAATGTGGCTCTTCAGTTTTGGTGCAAGGGAATGCCCTTCTGACATGCTTTTGGAATCAAGGAGACCTAATGCCATTGCCAGTAATCTAAGTGCCTTACACGTGCTTCAAGAATTTGCTTCATTACTCGTCTTATGTCAAAATGGCTTACTTTCAGTACAAAGTGTCTTCTTCAGCTCATTGGCTTCTCTCCCAACCTTGGTTGATTGTATATTAAGAAAACTGCGGGGTTTTCTTATGGTAATCTCGGTTGATTCTGTTAAACTTGAGCTTCTTGAAGAAAATACTCCAAAGTGTTCCAAAAGTTCGTCTTCCAAGCAGAGCTCTGGTTCAACCAGCCGTAAACACAAAGGAAAGTCCGGGAATATGAAAAAGCCAACCCCTGAGGCTAAATCGGATAGAAACATAAATTTGTCCGCTAAG AAAGATCAAGCTAAGTTGGAATCTCACAAAAACAAAGATGCGGTAGAATGCAAGAAAGCTCCTACATCATCAACAATGATCAATTGTTCTAAGGCCTCTGCAGCAAATATG gAAGCTGTCCCAGGATTGGTTGCCGACAAAGGAAGAGctaaaaagaaaaggagagacAAGAATAAGAATAAGAATAAAAAGTGTACAAGTTTGGAAAACACCAGGGTAGTGAATGAGTCCGTATTGAATAGTTCAGCCATCGAAAAAGCTCCCGAATGTGAATCAAATTGTACTTCTGCCAAGCAGCTTCCTCAGGAGCATATAGATGCTAAGAGTATTGGAGTTAGCTGTGATAGGAATGGTCCAAGGGAAGGTGCATCTGGGAATGATGCAGTTAAATGTGAGAATTCTGGAGAGGAAGAATTGAACGGAAAGGCTGGAACGTGTGTGATTTCATCAGTTTTGACTTCTACAGATTCTGCCGGTACTTCAAGCTGTGATAACGTGAACTCTCAAAAGTCTTGCTGTCCAGGTGAACGTAAAGACATATTGTCATCGTCTAATGGACGATCCAGAACTCTAGAGGAAGGGGAATCCCAGCGGATCCACCATCAGAGAAGAGAAGCAGCAGGCTATGGTATTGCCTCCAGCAGTTCAGAATTTGTTTCTTATGAGTGGCCTGCTATAGCACCCATGTACTTTCCACATCTTAATTCTCACCTTCCAACTGCCACTGATAGACTGCACCTTGATGTTGGTCACAATTTGCATGCATATGTACGCCAACCTTTCGTGTCAACTGTTCATCATGCTAGGAATCCTTCAATTGAAGGTACCCACAAACAAGTTCTTCCTCGACCCATGCCCATGAGTCTAGATTGGCCTCCCATGGTTCATAGCAATTGCGGCTTGACAACAGCATTCGCTTGCAATTATGATTCTGGAATTCTTGTGGACATTCCTGAACAGAAACATAAGCCCGAGCTAGGGAATGAATGCGAGAATAATTGGATGTTGGAGGAAGATTTTGAGATGCACACTGTTTCTGGAGTAGACTATAATCAATATTTCGGTGGTGGAGTGATGTATTGGAATCCTTCTGAACATCTAGGGACTGGCTTTTCTCGCCCTCCGTCCCTTAGTTCTGATGATAGCTCTTGGGCTTGGCATGAAGCTGAAATGAAGAGGTCGGTTGATGACATGGTTGCGTTTTCGTCTTCTTACAGCGCAAATGGACTAGCTTCTCCAACTTCGGCATCATTCTGTTCCCCTTTTGATCCCTTAGGCCCGGCAAACCAGCCTCTTGGTTATGTTGTGCCAGGTAATGAGATATCTACTAAAGTACTGCAAGCTCCCCCAACAACAAGTGAAGCTGCTGCAGGTGAAGAGGAGGTCTCTGGAACTTTGACTAGTTTATCTGGGGATGTTGAAGGAAATTCTGGAGACTCTTTTCCTTATCCGATTTTGCGGCCTATCATCATCCCAAATATGTCGAAATCTGAATACAAGCGTAGTACAAGGCGCGAGCATCCTCGTATAAAGCGACCACCATCACCTGTAGTACTATGTGTTCCACGTGCTCCTCGTCCACCACCACCTTCACCTGTGAGCAACTCCAGAGCACGGCGAGGTTTCCCAACTGTGAGGTCTGGAAGTTCAAGCCCAAGACATTGGGGTATGAGAGGCTGGTTTCATGACGGTGTAAACTGGGAAGAACCTTGTGGAGCCGAGGTTGTTTTACCCTGGAGGAACAAAAGCCTTGCAGTCAGACCAATCATTCAACCTCTACCTGGGGCCCTCCTTCAAGATCACTTAATTGCAATGTCGCAACTAGGCCGAGACCAGGAGCAT CCTGATGTGGCCTTCCCTTTGCAACCACCCGAGTTATTGAACTGTCCAACGCAAGGGGAATCTCAATCATTGATACACGGTCTTCTGAATGACGAGATAGATTCTTTCTGCAAGCAGGTAATCACAATACCTTTTTCCCTTCATATACTTCAGTCTttgaagtttatatttatattacctGGGTTGGCAATTATTCGAATCCTTTTGAGTCATATACTGCTCATAAAGGTTGCTGCAGAGAATATGTCCCGCAAACCTTATATCAATTGGGCAATCAAGCGGGTTACCAGATCTCTCCAAGTTCTGTGGCCCAGGTCTAGGACGAACATATTTGGCTCATCTGCAACTGGTTTGGCCCTCCCTTCGAGTGATGTGGACCTTGTGGTTTGTCTTCCTCCAGTGAGAAACTTG GAACCTATCAAAGAGGCAGGAATTTTGGAGGGTCGCAATGGTATAAAGGAGACATGCCTTCAG CATGCAGCCAGGTATCTCGCTAATCAAGAGTGGGTAAAAACTGACTCCCTGAAGGCGGTTGAAAATACAGCT ATACCAATTATCATGCTTGTTGTGGAAGTCCCTTGTGATCTGGTATGCAGTATACAGTCACCAAAAGATGGCCCAGACTGTATCACCGTTGACCAAGACAGCAATAGTAACACTGATATGGTTGGATTTGAAGACTCTGCAGCAGCAAACTCTTTACGGACAAAGGCTGGAAACTTCGCAAATGCAAAATGTGTCCGTCTTGACATCAGTTTCAAAACGCCATCGCATACGGGTCTTCAAACCACACAATTGGTGTTTGTTCTATTCTTCTTTCACAGcaagatatttgtttttcttacatTATACCTCTTCTTGT GTGAAAGATCTGACAGAGCAGTTTCCAGCTGCCACACCACTTGCTTTGGTGTTAAAGCAGTTTTTGGCTGA